In the Bacillus sp. HSf4 genome, ACCCGTCAGCTAACCTCATCAACGTGAAGAGAGTCATGTGGAACCAATTGAAATGGTAAAAGCCCGTGGGAGATCTCTCATGGGCTTTTTTTAGAAAGGGGAGGCATCAATATGAAGTTAGCTACAAAGATTATCATCGGTTTGTTGCTCGGTGCGGCGGTCGGCATTTTGTTGAATGTCACGTCACCGGATTTGTTCAGCAAGCTTAATACATTTTTATTCGGGCCGCTTGGCACGATCTTTTTAAATCTGATTAAAATGCTTGTCGTTCCGATTGTTTTCTTCTCTCTCACTTTAGGGGTAGCAGGACTCGGAGATCCGAAAAAACTGGGGAGAATCGGAGCGAAGACGATTGGGTACTTTTTGACGACGACTGCGGTCGCCATCATCATCGGACTTATTTTGGCATTGGTCATTCAGCCTGGTAAAATTGGAACTTACGACACAAGCGGTGCGGAATATTCGGCAGAGAAAGCGCCGAGCGTTGCTGAAACGCTCTTGAATATCATTCCGACAAACCCTGTTCAGGCAATGGCTGAAGGGAATATGCTGCAAATTATCGCATTCTCCATTTTAGTCGGGCTCGGGATTACGATGCTTGGAAAAAAAGCGGACGCCCTTCTGAAAGTGGTCGAACAGGGGAATGACTTGATGATGTTCCTTGTCAACTTTGTCATGAAGTTCGCGCCTTACGGAACGTTCGGCTTGATCGCGGGTGCAATCGGAAGCCAAGGTTGGGATGCGATCAAAGCGATGGGGCTTTATATGATTGTCGTTGTGCTTGCCCTGTTCATTCATGCGATCGTCACATACGGATCAACGGTTGCTTTAATCGCAAAACGAAATCCGATTACATTCTTTAAAGATTTTTCAGAAGTCATGATTGTGGCATTCAGTACGTCAAGCAGTAACGCGACACTGCCTGTTTCCATGGACGTCGCCCAAAGAAAGCTGAAGGTTCCTGAGCCGATCTCGAGCTTTGTTCAGCCGCTCGGCGCTACGATCAACATGGATGGAACGGCGATCATGCAAGGGGTGGCGACAGTCTTTATCGCTCAAGTGTACGGTGTGGATCTGACTTTGACCCAGCTGTTGACAGTTGTTCTGACAGCGGTGCTTGCAAGCATTGGTACGGCGGGGGTTCCCGGCGTCGGATTGATCCTTCTGGCGATGGTTCTGCAAACGGTTGGTCTTCCTGTTGAAGGAATTGCCCTAATATTGGGAATTGACAGATTGTTGGACATGATTCGGACTGCTGTCAATACAACAGGGGATGCGGCCTGCGCTGTCATTGTCACCGAGACGGAGAAAAAACACGGCAAAATCGAGGCGCCTCATACAGAAGTGTCCATGTAAATCAAACATGCTATAATCAAACAGTGCCTGTTTTTAGGCACTGTTTATTTTTTGGGGGAAAAAGAGGAGGAAGCCATGACAAAGCATCCTGTTTTACATATAGAAAGCGTCAGCAAAAATATGGACGGCCGAAAGATACTGCATGATATCCACTTAAAAGCGTATGCCGGGGAAATCATCGGTTTGCTCGGTCCGAACGGCTCGGGAAAAACGACGCTCATCAAATTGATCACCGGTTTGATCAAAAAAAAGAGCGGCTCAATTATCATCAACGGTTTTCCGATTGACCGCCAATTTGAAAAAGCGATTCAAGCCGTCGGGGCGATCGTGGAAAACCCCGAATTTTATCCGTACCTATCAGGCTATGAAAATCTGAAACATTATGCCAACATGCATGCCGGCATCACTCGGGAAAGGTTGGCGGAAGTCGCCGCCAGGGTCGGGCTTGAAGCTGCGATTGATGATAAAGTGAGAACCTACTCGCTCGGAATGAAGCAGCGCCTCGGAATTGCCCAGGCGATTCTCCACAGGCCGAAGCTGTTGATTTTGGATGAACCGACAAACGGATTGGATCCGGCGGGAATGAAGGATTTTCGCGAACATTTGCGGGAGCTTGCACAGGCGGAGGGAACGGCTATCCTGTTTGCCACTCACCTGCTCAAAGAAGTTGAAGATCTCTGCGCCCGGGTTGTCATCCTGCAAAAAGGAAAGATCAAATCGGAAGTCGGCTTGAGGAATACCGACGAAAAGCAGGAAAAAGCGCTTTTCGAAGTTGAGCCTCAGCAAAAAGCGCTGCAATGGCTGACAGAACATGGGTTTGAAGCGCGTTCCGAAAAAGGACGGCTGGCCGTCAAAGTCGCGAAAGCGCAAATACCGGCTGTGAATCAAAAGCTTGTCGAAAACGGGATCGAC is a window encoding:
- a CDS encoding ABC transporter ATP-binding protein; translation: MTKHPVLHIESVSKNMDGRKILHDIHLKAYAGEIIGLLGPNGSGKTTLIKLITGLIKKKSGSIIINGFPIDRQFEKAIQAVGAIVENPEFYPYLSGYENLKHYANMHAGITRERLAEVAARVGLEAAIDDKVRTYSLGMKQRLGIAQAILHRPKLLILDEPTNGLDPAGMKDFREHLRELAQAEGTAILFATHLLKEVEDLCARVVILQKGKIKSEVGLRNTDEKQEKALFEVEPQQKALQWLTEHGFEARSEKGRLAVKVAKAQIPAVNQKLVENGIDVYSIAPFKHSLEDEYMALTNGMEEGNTDV
- a CDS encoding dicarboxylate/amino acid:cation symporter, with translation MKLATKIIIGLLLGAAVGILLNVTSPDLFSKLNTFLFGPLGTIFLNLIKMLVVPIVFFSLTLGVAGLGDPKKLGRIGAKTIGYFLTTTAVAIIIGLILALVIQPGKIGTYDTSGAEYSAEKAPSVAETLLNIIPTNPVQAMAEGNMLQIIAFSILVGLGITMLGKKADALLKVVEQGNDLMMFLVNFVMKFAPYGTFGLIAGAIGSQGWDAIKAMGLYMIVVVLALFIHAIVTYGSTVALIAKRNPITFFKDFSEVMIVAFSTSSSNATLPVSMDVAQRKLKVPEPISSFVQPLGATINMDGTAIMQGVATVFIAQVYGVDLTLTQLLTVVLTAVLASIGTAGVPGVGLILLAMVLQTVGLPVEGIALILGIDRLLDMIRTAVNTTGDAACAVIVTETEKKHGKIEAPHTEVSM